A segment of the SAR324 cluster bacterium genome:
TCAATGGTGGTGTAAATTTGGTATCCACCTCCTGACACTTTGGGCAGTTTGTGTTCTCGTTTGACCAGATTCAGAACCTGTTGCACAAAATAGGAACCCGTGAATTTGGGCGATTTGGGGGTGTGGATGATAACAGTTTCCTGGAGTGTCCGCTGGTATTCTTCAGGGGTGATCCATTCAAGTTCCAGAAGTTGTTTTAAAATATGAGACTGGCGCCTGGTTGCTTCGGTTAAGTCATGTAAATTGATGGATTTTGTGATCGCCATGGATTCGGGAAACTGAAGATACGTTTCCGGTTTTTTAATGATACCTGCCAACAGTGCCGCTTCTCCCAGTGTCAATTCCGCGGCGTGTTTTTGGAAGTAAGCCAGCGATGCCTGTTCAACACCGTAATTGCCATGCCCCAGATAAATGGCATTGAGATAATACTCCAGAATTTCTGATTTACTGAAGCGAATTTCCAGAGCTAGAGCAATGAAGAGTTCCTTGAATTTTCGGGTCAGCGATCGTTCAAAATTCAGAAGTGTGATTTTTGAGAGTTGCTGGGTGATGGTGCTGGCTCCCTGAAGATATTGACCTTCACGGAGATTGATCCATGTTGCGGCCAGAATTCGGAACGCATTGACTCCCCTGTGCTGTAGAAACCGGGCATCTTCAGCGGCAAGAACACTGATTTTAAGATAACGATTGATAGCGTTTTGAGAAATAATCAGGCGGTTTTGTTCACCACGGAGCGAATAGAATGGTTTGCCATACCGATCATAGATGATCGTATTTTTTTGAATATTGGCAACGGCTTTTTCAAAATTATGGATAATTCGGGGGTACCAGTAGAGGGCATACCATCCGATGCTCACCATGCTCAGAACAGGGATGCTCAAAGCAATGATGAGCCAGATTCGGAACTTCATGAAAACAGGTCTGGCTGAGTCTTAGTCATTTCGACTCAATCCCAGGATACTCAATAACGCCATAAACAGGTTCAGGATATCGAGATACAGGGCCAGAACCGCCATGATATACTGGTCGGTGCCATAATTTCGGATGATGTTGGATGTATCATAGAGGATATATCCACTGAACAGAAACACACAGACACCTGATGTCACGAAATGCATTACAGGACTGTGGAAAAAGAACATGTTCAGCAAACTGCCAACGAGCACAATCATCAATCCGGTGAACAGAAAACCGGACATAAAACTGAAATCTTTTTTGGAAGTAATGACATACACGGACAAGCCCGCAAATGTGACAGCCGTCAAGGCCAGCGCCTCAACCACGACGGTGGTCCCACTATAGCGATAAAGAACCGGGCCCAGAGTTAATCCGGAAACAGTTGTGAAGCTGAAAAGTGCCACAATATTCAATCCCGGTTTGTTCTGGGCGTAGGACGCAAAGAAAATCAACGCGATTTCCAGAATAAAAAACAGGAACATGTTGGGAGCAACAACAGGCAACATGGGACCTGTGCCTAAAAAAGCTCCGATGGTCGCTGTTCCAAGAGACGCCGCCAGTAAACTGTAAACTTTCTTGAGAAAGTCAATACGTTCACCAACCGATGCCTGGGCAACCGATTGTATCTGATACATTGCTGTTTGTTGGGAATTAAACATAACATGACTCCATTTTAGGTTATTAAATGCCTGCGAAGAATAGCTCCTGCAGAAACATTTTTGATATGTCCTTTATCACTATGAGATCAGGACTAAGGGTTCTTGAAAGTATAAGTCGCACATTTTTCAAGAAAGTTCACCTCCCATCTGCATTATAGATAAAAAGGATGTGACTTATATCTTTCTATACTCCTTATTGTTGATGACCGATCATATCACATTTTTTTAAGGATAAAAGCGGTTATATTCTTTGAAATGCCAGATATTCACGGAAAAACAAGACCACCCTGTTAGAAAAAAGTGGACCCCTGCGATAAAAAAATTGCTGGGCAGGCGTGTATTCCGCAAGCACCAGAGGCTGATTGATGATCAATTCTCCATTGTCTGAGCGTTGTGGTTGAAGGTCTTTGTTGCCAGATCGTACCGGTAAATTAAAGTCAATTCCCTGGATGTCATTGATGATGCGTGACGCAATGAGGGTCAGCGGCCATTCGTAAAAATGCTCAATAACCATGAAACCTGTCAGATAAGCCAGGTCTCGTATGTTCTCCTCACTCTGGCTGGTTAGCCATTCGGGAAAAGTATGTTTGAGGGATGGGAAGGACAGGGTTTTGATGTTGAGTACACGAATTTCGATTCGATTCTGTTTCAAAAATTTTTCAGATAAATCCTGAATGATCAGCGGGATGCTTTTCCCATTCCATATTTCCTGATAATCTGAGAATTTTTTTGAAAAATCATGCAGCACCTGCCTGCCATTGCTCAAGCGGGCAAACTTGTCTTCTGTGGCCATGGTATTGATGTTGGCGGAAATGCTGATTTGGGGTATGGATTCCTCAACAGTTTTATGAACGTCAGGCGCTGATGTGACCTGGGCTTCCCACCGGATTTCAAGCTGGGATGAGGTCTGGAAATAATGGAATACCAGCCATCCGGCAACACCCATAAGACTAAAGGCAATGCCGGGTAGCAGAATACGAAGGAAGTTCATTACCGGTTTCGGATGCGGTGGTGAATTTTAAGGGGCAGGGCATTCAGCTTGATGAATCCATTGGCGTCTCTTGGATCATAAGTGCCCTGATCGGCTTCCATGGTAGCAATGTTTTCATCATACAGACTGTAAGGCGATTTACGCCCGGTGACCATGCAATTGCCTTTATACAATTTCAGTCTGGCAGTGCCGGTGACATATTCCTGGGTTTTATGAATCATGGCATCCAGAACTTCCATTTCAGGAGTGAACCAGAATCCATTATAAACCAGTTTGGCAAAACGAGGCATCAGGGAATCTCGAAGATTGATCACATCTCGGTCCATGGTGAGGGATTCCACGGCTCGATGAGCGATATGCAGGATGGTTCCACCCGGTGTTTCGTAAACCCCGCGCGATTTCATGCCGACAAACCGTGATTCGACCATATCGACCCTGCCGATGCCATGTTTTCCACCAATCCGGTTCAGTTCCTCAAGAAGGCTGGCTGGGGACAATGTTTTGCCGTTGACGGAAACAGGGAGTCCCTTCTCAAAGTCAATGGTAAGTTCCTCAGTCTGGTCCGGAGCCTGCTGGGGCGACGTGGTGAGTTCAAACATTTCTTCCAGAGGTTCCTGCCATGGATCTTCCAGCATTCCTGATTCAAAACTGATATGCATCATGTTTTCATCAGAACTCCATGGTTTGGATTTGGTGGCTTTGACAGGAATGCCATGTTGCTGGGCATACTCAATCAATTCCTTACGCCCGGGATATACCTGAAAAAATTCGGGCATTTTCCAGGGTGCTACCACTTTGATGTCAGGTTTCAACGCATAATAAGTGAGTTCAAACCGGACCTGATCATTGCCTTTGCCGGTGGCACCATGGCCAACGCATGAGGCCTTTTCGGCAATAGCGGTTTCAATCTGCTTTTTGGCGATCAACGGGCGAGCCAGTGAGGTGCCGAGCAGGTAGGTTCCTTCATACAAGGCATTCCACTGAATGGCGGGAAATACATAGTCCTTGACGAATTCTTCCTGAACATTTTGAATGATCACCTTGGTTGCTCCGGCCTTGAGGCCTTTTTGACGGATTTCATCCAGATTTTCAACTTTTTGCCCCAGATCCAGACACAGCGCAATGACATCATATCCGCGGGCGGTAAGCCAATGAACCAGCACAGAGGTGTCCAGACCACCGGAGTATGCCAGCACCAGTTTTTCGTTTGCCATAAAGAGACTCATTAAAAAGGTTTAAAGTGCCTGTGAAACAGATTGAATAGTGGAAGTTGCTACATTTTGTCCGACAGGGGTGATTCTTGCTACATTTTTTGCGACGGGGCCTTTTTCACCCATACCAATTTCAAACTCGACCCGGTCGCTTTTATTCAGGGAACGAAAACCTTCCTGCATGATTTCTGTCTGGTGGACAAATAAATCTTCGCCCTGATCTCGTTCAATGAACCCGAAACCTTTGGTAGGATTGAACCATTTCACAGTTCCCTGATAACGTTGAGCATCGGATGTTTGTCTGATTTTCCAGAGGAGTACCGCAGTGATCGTTCCGCAAAGCAGGGTAACCGTTGTTAAGCTGACAATGAGTGTCAACAGATTTTCAATATAAAACAGTCCCAGTCCTGTCAATACAGCCCAGAGTGCGATATTGGATCCTGCAATAATTTTAAGCATCATATTGTCCTTTCTTATAAATAGGGAAGGCCTCCAGTCCAGCAGGCAGCATCAGGTTCTGATACTATTGAGAAGACAATGAACAGTTTGTGTCAGAAACATTTCTTCTGTGGATGCGAATCAGGAGTTGAAATACTGCTAAGTCCTTCCTGGCTTGATCCGGAATCCAATCCCTGACTGGCATTGTTAATCAGTTAAAACCTCGAAATGTTGATGCTGGTCCTGGAATGCTAATTTCTTCAACATAATAAATCAGACTTCTTGTTCAGCCAGCCAGCGCTCAGCGTCAATCGCGGCCATGCACCCTGTCCCTGCGGCAGAGATTGCCTGGCGGTAAACATGATCCTGAACATCACCGCACGCAAAAACACCTTCAACAGAAGTCCATGTTGTACCCGGCTTGACCTGGATATAGCCATTTTCATTCAAGGCAAGCTGGCCCTTGAATACAGCAGTGTTAGGCGTATGCCCAATCGCGACAAACAGACCCGTGAACGGATGTTCCGTGATTTCACCATTCTGTATGTTTTTTATTTTCAAACTCGTCATGCCCTTCATGTCATCGCCAATGACCTCTTCAACCACGGAATTCCAGTGGACCTTGATTTTGTCACTTTTGAGAACTCGTTGCTGCATGATTTTACTCCCCCTCAATTGATCACGGCGATGGATCAAATTTACAGAGCCGCACAGATTGGCCAGATAAAGTGCTTCTTCAAGCGCTGTATCTCCGCCACCGACAACCGCGACATGCTGTCCGCGAAAAAAGAATCCGTCACAGGTGGCGCATGCGGAAACACCTCTGTTTTTATACGTCTGTTCTGATTCAATTCCCAGCCAACGGGCTGAAGCGCCGGTGGCTACAATCAGTGCGTCGCAAGTCAGGGTTTGTTCATCCATTTTGAGTGTGAAGGGACGTTTGGACAGATCTGTTTCCAGGACGGCACCATGATAAAAGGCAGTATTGAACCTTTCAGCCTGGGCTTTGAACAGATCCATTAATTCCGGTCCTTTGATTCCCTGAGGGAAGCCTGGAAAGTTCTCAACTTCTGTGGTGGTGGTTAATTGTCCGCCGGGTTCCTGTCCGGAAACAACAGCAGGTGACAGGTTGGATCTTGCCGCATAAATCGCAGCCGTGAGACCGGCAGGGCCGGAGCCTAAAATAAGTACCTTATGATGATTCTGACTCATAAAAACTCCTTGAGTGGTTTTATTGAGATCCATGAAATAACAAACTTGCTGTCAGTTCAAAGATCCATTTTTTTCTGGAACACGCCAAACGCTCTGAATTCCGGTTTGTGTGATACCGAACCACACCGGGTAAGCCTGAAATTCTGAGGTTTTGACCGTGATTGTATCCGTGATGAGACGATGCGGTGAATCGCATGATTTGTCTCACCTTACCGGGCACCTTTCAAATCCCGATTGACAGTTTGTCATCTCGATGAAGCAGAGATCCGGTTCGCCATGCTTTAAGATCCCTCGTCGCTCGTACCTCGCTCTGTCGGTTTGACACAGGCAAACTGTTAAGTACTTTTGACTGATTTTGAAAGGTGCCACTTTCCGGATCAACTCCCCGGCAGGATTATTGTTTGAGGAAAATCCGCCAATCCATGAAAGTGGAGAAAAGTTTCTTTAGAACGGTTATTTTTTCAAGACAAAAGCCAGACAAACGTAAAGGGCGTTTAATAATGCAGGGAATTCTGTTCAGTCACTGTACCCAGACAAGGTCGGATTTCACCCATACAGCATTGTCGGACCCATCTGTTCCTTGAGTCCAATCTCCCTGACGTTTTCCAAAATAGAAACTTTCATATTTTTTCCCTGTGCGTTGCTGAGAATAATAATCTCCGGGGCCATCATACAAGGGGGTGTTATCTTGTTTAAGGGAAAAACAATAAACCTGGGTGGAAATATTTTTACTGTGGATCCAGTGGGAGTCACCATCAATATCTTTCACTTGATACCAGTCGTTCCATGTATTAAATACCCTTAGAGGTGTGAATCGTGAGAGGCTCCAGGAGGTCTTGTCATATTCAGTTCCGGGGCCTGCATACAACATGGCCTGCTCCGTGATCACACAGGCGGCTCTGGCCGAGGACAGACACGAATAGCATAGCAGAAGACAACCAGCGAATTTCCACAGGCGGCTCATCAAGAATAATCTCCAGGACAGGGGATGAGATGAAAAAAAAACAAAACACAAAAATTTTTCATTGGCAACTTCAGGGCAACACCAATTTTTATCCACGTTATGGAGAAGGCCGGGATGTTGTTACGGCGGTGTCTGCCGTTCAGGCATCGGCATTTCAAGAGATTGTTCCCCGTTATCAGCTTTCAGCTTCTGAAACCCGTGATCAGGGTGTTGGCCCTTTTTTTAATGAAATAGAATACCGTTCTCCGGCATTTAAAAAAGTGACACGCAAAGCCTTGGGAAAATTGCCAGAAAAAACATCGGAAGCCCCCACTAAAAAAAGAAAAATCCGAATCAATTTTTTTGCTTAGGCATGAGCGCGTTTTTCCGCAATGCTCTGATCAATGGGAATCCGAATGAGCATGGCGGCCCCCACTACAAAAAACAGCAGAACCAGTAAAAGTGCCATTCTGCGGGAATCCAGCAGGTCTGAGGTGAATCCAAAAAACATTCCCAGAATGGTGGCCAGTTTGCCAAACATTCCCCAAAATCCAAACATGAGCGATACTTGATCGGGTGGTGTGAGCAAGCCGACCACCGCTCTGCTGGAACTTTGAGTGGCCCCGATTCCCATCCCGGCAATCAGTGAGATGAAGAAAAAAAGTTGTTTGGGCTGAATATTCAATGATGCTGACAGCGGCTTCAGAAAGAATATACCCAGAACACCAGCCATCCACAGAAACAAGGTTCCAACCACTGTCCATTTCGGCCCCAGCCATCGTTCCAGCATGCCAAACCCCAAGGCACCCCCCATTGCGCTGAATTGAAGAATCAAAAACATGGTGGTTAAATCCGCAGTGGAAAATTCCAGCTCAATCCGGGCATAAATTCCCACAAATTTGATGACAGCATCCACACCGGCCATGTAGACGGTGAATGCCAGAAGAAAGGCAAACAGGGTCTGATTCTGCTGAACCAGGCTCCAGGATAATTTGATTTTATGCCATCCGGAATTGAATAATTTTTTAAGGTCACGTTTTTCAAAGCCTGGAGCCGCACTGGAACGTTCCTTAACCAGGATAAAGGTCGGTAGGGACGCTATCAGGAAAAAAATCCCCATGACCCCCATGGCCCACTGGTTTTGCTGAATGTATAATGCAAGATTCTGCTCTGGTGTGACCGTGATGACCGCCATTACGAGTAACAGACTGGCCAGCCCACCCATGTAGCCGATTCCCCATCCCACACCGGAAATCATGGCCATATTGTTTGTGTTCGACAAATCTGTGAGAAAGCTCGCACAAAAATTCTCGCTGATCATGAAACCGACGTTGCTCAGTGTCAAAAATAGAATTCCCCACCAGACCGCCCCCGGAGGGACAAGCATCAAGGCCATGGTTGAAAAAGAACAAAGTAGCGTGGAAATCCCCAGATATATTTTTTTTCTGCCGCTGTAATCACAAAGTACGCCGACAAATGGAGCCAGGAAGATTGTGATGAGGGTTGGAATAATGATGGCCAGAGACCAGTAGGAATCTTTCGCCGATGTTTCGGGCGGCACAATGTATTTGATAAAAAACGAGGAGTAGATCACTGTGATGACCACAGTGGTATAACTGGAATTGGCAAAGTCATACATGGCCCAGCCAAGGATTTCTTTTTTGGTGACGGGGCGGTCATCAGATTTTTTTTGTGGCATAGGACTCAGTCAGGGATTGGTGGCGGGTTGATCAGCAGACGTGCTATCCTGTTCAGTCACGGCACTGTTCCGCAATTCTTGCTCATATTGTTCCTTCATGTGCTCATCCACCAGATTTATGACAAACAGGACTATCCCGATGATCAAAAAACTGATGAGGTAATTTCTTAGGATTCGCGGCATTTTTCCTTACGGTTAGGATTATTGTTCAAGCGATGGCAATTGTTTCTGCTGTGATTTTTCGGACAATCGCATTTTCAGGTGAAAAATACCATGAGCCATTTGAGATTCATGTTCATGGATAGCCAAGTGATTGGGAATAATGAACTTATAGCTGAATTTTCCCCGTTTTCTTTTTTGCTGAAGGTAAACACAGTTTTCCACGGCAACAGCGTCAGGAAAATGTCCGGTGATCAACAGTTCAGGATGATTCAGGATGATTTCGATATCGTCTTCATGAACTCCGGGGATTTCAAGATCCAGATAAAGAAATGAATCAATCATATACATATCAAAGACGGCAACAGAATCCACTTCAATGTCAGGTGCGTCCTCCGGCGTTTGCATGTGATAGCGTGCCAGTCTGGCATCCAGATTTTTTTTCCGTTCCAACAGTTGAAAGAGTTTTAGCTCTCTGGAATCGTCTGATGACATACCTCTTGCCTGTGAAAATTATGGATAAATGATGTGCTCTGGTCAACGAATGGACGTTAAGCTAACAGAATCAAACAAGAATCTCAATAGCCACAGGGCAAGTTTTATGAACCTTCTGCTTTTATTCCCGACAGACTTTCATCTTGCGGTTCACGAAGAGTGTGGGTAACAGGTTACCATTTTTCTGATAATGACAATTAGGAGTGTTATGAATCTGGTGGATTTGTTACTGGCCGCTGAAAAAAAAGCCAGTCTGGTGCAAGACTTTGTCAAATTGATTGACGCGGAAGTGGAAGCTAAAAAAGGCTTGGGTGGGATGGCCATCAAAACCGTGTATAAACTGGCCAACAGCGTGAATGCAAATCTGGTCCCTGAGGCCTTGAATAACTTGCTACCGGAGTTTATTCAGGCCTTGAATCCTTTTTATGAAAAGTTCAAACAGACTCAGGAACAAAGTTTTACGGCCTTCATCCAAAACAAAGCCAATGAAGTGACCAACGCGTTGTTATCTGTGACTGACCAGCGTGCGGCCCGAACCCATCATAAAACGCTGAAAGCCGGCTATGAAAAACTAAGATCTACGGCTGAAACTCAGGTCAATACAGCCTTGCCCAAGGTGGCTGGGATCATCGAAAAATATATCAAATAATTATTGCATTCAGGGGTTATGGAGGCTTATCCAGAGATAGACGCGTTACATCAGGAACATGGTGCCCGGTTGATTGAAGTGGGTTCCATGCTGTTGCCTTTGCAGTATGCCGACAGCCCTGATCTGGAGATCCGCAGAATCCTGGAAAAGTCGGCGTTGATCGATCTGAGGGCTTTTGAGTTGATCCGGGTTCAGGGACCGGATGCCATGACTTTTTTGCAGGGCATGGTGACCAATGATCTGAAACAACTCAGTCCGGGCGGCTTGCAACATCAACTTCTGTGCAATAACAAAGGCAAGATTCTATATCATCTGGATGTGTTGCAGATGGCTCAGGAGGATTATATTCTTGTTTGTGATCCGGAAGAGGCAAAACTGGTGGGAAACCATCTCTATCATTTTCTGATCCGGGAGGATCTTGAAATGTCCTTGATGACGCCTCACTGGCTGCGATGTGATTTGATCGGTCCCCTGGTTTTTCAGTGGTTATCAACTCAAAATTACCACGATGACCACGGAATCTGGGAATTTCAGGGCATTCAGGTATTGACAGGCCGTGAACAGTGGGGAACTCTTCCCCGGCTTGTGTGCCTTGTGCCGGCGGAAGATTATGTGCGTTTTCTGAAAACTGTGCTGGCGGCCCACCATGATATCGGATTGGCCGGACTGGAAGCTCTTGAACAAATTCGTATTTATCAGGGCATCCCTCGGGCTGGTGTTGATTACAACCAGGAGCATTTTCCTCAGGAAGCCGGTTTAGCCGATCATGTCTCTTACAACAAAGGGTGTTATCTGGGGCAGGAACCACATGCCAGAATGCATTATCGTGGTCATCCAAACCGTTTGTTGGTGCCCATTTCATGGGAGGGCACCATGTCACTTCAGGCAGGGCATGTGTTGTATGCGGGGAATGAGGAAGCCGGGTTGGTGACCAGTGTCAGTCAGATCAGAAATGAAGCCGGCACGATGAGAGGAATGGCCATGATCAGGCAAACGCTTGTCAAGGAACAGCGCCCTCTGGCACTGATTCCAGATGGTGCTTCAGTGATCTGCATTGTGGCGGGATGAGTTGTCAGAACAGGGACATTTGCTGAACTTCTTTTTTCGGGGTTTCCTTGTTCCATTCAACTTTTACAGATTTGACACCACTGCGAGAGTCATACAGCAATTCCTGATGTTTGAGAGCATACTGATAAACATCGCGTGTGACCTCCACATCAATTTTGCAATATTCAATGATTTTATCGAGTTTCCCTTCTTTATACCACTGAAGGGCCTGTAGTCCGTCAGCGGATTTTCCAGTACCAAGGGTTGGTCGGGCAATGGCATCCAGTTTGAGACGGTGCCCCAGAATTTTACTGATTTCTGTGAGCATATCCAGATTGGGAAGTGCCATCAGTTCCGCATAGAGTTGATTTCGTTCCTGTTGGTTGGCGTGACGGGCTCCTGCGACAACTCTGTAATCAAAACCAATATGGTTGAAGCCTACAATCAGTTCCACTTTTTTGAAATGATCAATGAGATCCTGGACCTGGTTATCAAGATACACATGAAACTGTGAATCCAGAGAATCCCAGACGATGCCAACAGACATGCCCATGTCCATGATGTTGTTCCATCCGCCGACTTCATCCGCGGAATACTTACTTTCCAGATCAAAATATAGAATACGTTTCATAGTTTTATACAATCAAAGGTTAAAGACGGAATATGCAACTGACAGATTATTATAAACTTCTGCAAATTACACACGATGTATCAGCAGATGAAATTCGTAAAGCATTTCGACGTGAAGCAAAAAAATATCATCCTGATTTGTATCAGGGGCATGATCAGAATGAGATGCGACGACGGCAAAAGCATTTTGTTCTGCTCACACAGGCGTATGAAGTCCTGAGTGATCCCCGATCCAGAAAGGAATATGATTCCAAATGGCAGGTGGTTTACGGTCAGAAAACAAAAACAACACAACAAAAAACATATACAAATACAAGTCATTCTTGGGACAAATCAGGTGGAACCTCATTCCGGAAAACGGGACCGGCTCAATTCACTCCAGAGGAAGAGGAGTCGCTGGAAGATATTCTGGAGGATGTTGAAGAGCTTCTCAAAAAATTTGGTTTGACCTTGAAAGATCCGCTTGACCTCCTGGTCAACTGGGCAAAACATTTTTTTCAGATGTTTGTCGATGCATGGAATGACGATGGCTCTCCCAGGGAGAACGCGTCCTCCTCCACAAAACGGGAAACAACCGGCCATTCGATGTTTCAGGACATTGAAGAAGAACTTCAACGCATGAAACAGACTTATCAGGGGCAACAGAACAACCGTTCTCAGGGATTTCAGAACAGCGAAATTGAGCGGGAATTGAACGAACTGAAACGAAAGCATAAAAAGTGACCGCTCCCCGGGAGCATTGATTTTATCCTATCAGGAGTCAGCATGGAACAATCTTCAAAAACACAAAAAATAGTGGTGCTCATTCCTTGTCTGAATGAAGAAATTACAATTGGCAAAGTCATTCAGGATTTCAAACAGCATTTGCCTGAAGCCGAGATTGTCGTATTTGACAATAACAGCACGGATCGCACGGCAGAAATCGCTCGACAGGAAGGTGCGGTCGTCATCCGTGAAAGCAGGAGGGGCAAAGGTTTTGTGGTGGCATCCATGTTTCGCAAAGTACAGGCCGACTATTACATCATGGTGGATGGCGATGACACCTATATGGCATCGCAAGTGAGAGATCTGCTGAAACCCCTGCTGGAGGATGACGCCGATATGGTGGTGGCTACACGGCTGAATGTGTATGAGGAAAAATCATTCCGGCCCCTGCATGTGTTTGGAAACAATCTGGTACGATCACTGGTGAACTGGATTTTTGACAGCAATCTTCGTGACATCATGTCTGGCTATCGGGCAATGACTCGTGAAGTGGTGCTCAATGTGCCCGTTTTGTCCTCAGGCTTTGAGGTGGAAACCGAAATGACCATCCGGACTCTGGATTACGGATACCGGATTCAGGAAGTTCCTGTACCCTACAAGGAACGTCCGGAAGGTTCTTTTTCAAAACTTAGAACCTTTCACGATGGGTTCAGGGTCCTGTCTACCATCGGAACGATTGCCAAGGCTTACAAACCGTTTACTTTTTTTGGAGTGTTCGCTCTTATGTTTTTCGGTATGGGGATGCTGACCGGAATTGAAGTGATACTTGACTATCTGGAAGATATGTATGTCAATAAGGTTCCTACCGCGATTCTGGCATC
Coding sequences within it:
- a CDS encoding Bax inhibitor-1/YccA family protein, with protein sequence MFNSQQTAMYQIQSVAQASVGERIDFLKKVYSLLAASLGTATIGAFLGTGPMLPVVAPNMFLFFILEIALIFFASYAQNKPGLNIVALFSFTTVSGLTLGPVLYRYSGTTVVVEALALTAVTFAGLSVYVITSKKDFSFMSGFLFTGLMIVLVGSLLNMFFFHSPVMHFVTSGVCVFLFSGYILYDTSNIIRNYGTDQYIMAVLALYLDILNLFMALLSILGLSRND
- a CDS encoding J domain-containing protein encodes the protein MQLTDYYKLLQITHDVSADEIRKAFRREAKKYHPDLYQGHDQNEMRRRQKHFVLLTQAYEVLSDPRSRKEYDSKWQVVYGQKTKTTQQKTYTNTSHSWDKSGGTSFRKTGPAQFTPEEEESLEDILEDVEELLKKFGLTLKDPLDLLVNWAKHFFQMFVDAWNDDGSPRENASSSTKRETTGHSMFQDIEEELQRMKQTYQGQQNNRSQGFQNSEIERELNELKRKHKK
- a CDS encoding glycosyltransferase — encoded protein: MEQSSKTQKIVVLIPCLNEEITIGKVIQDFKQHLPEAEIVVFDNNSTDRTAEIARQEGAVVIRESRRGKGFVVASMFRKVQADYYIMVDGDDTYMASQVRDLLKPLLEDDADMVVATRLNVYEEKSFRPLHVFGNNLVRSLVNWIFDSNLRDIMSGYRAMTREVVLNVPVLSSGFEVETEMTIRTLDYGYRIQEVPVPYKERPEGSFSKLRTFHDGFRVLSTIGTIAKAYKPFTFFGVFALMFFGMGMLTGIEVILDYLEDMYVNKVPTAILASGFMILGFGSLGIGIILHTLNDRFKELTRLAQKNVHQER
- a CDS encoding MFS transporter; protein product: MPQKKSDDRPVTKKEILGWAMYDFANSSYTTVVITVIYSSFFIKYIVPPETSAKDSYWSLAIIIPTLITIFLAPFVGVLCDYSGRKKIYLGISTLLCSFSTMALMLVPPGAVWWGILFLTLSNVGFMISENFCASFLTDLSNTNNMAMISGVGWGIGYMGGLASLLLVMAVITVTPEQNLALYIQQNQWAMGVMGIFFLIASLPTFILVKERSSAAPGFEKRDLKKLFNSGWHKIKLSWSLVQQNQTLFAFLLAFTVYMAGVDAVIKFVGIYARIELEFSTADLTTMFLILQFSAMGGALGFGMLERWLGPKWTVVGTLFLWMAGVLGIFFLKPLSASLNIQPKQLFFFISLIAGMGIGATQSSSRAVVGLLTPPDQVSLMFGFWGMFGKLATILGMFFGFTSDLLDSRRMALLLVLLFFVVGAAMLIRIPIDQSIAEKRAHA
- a CDS encoding argininosuccinate synthase, with amino-acid sequence MANEKLVLAYSGGLDTSVLVHWLTARGYDVIALCLDLGQKVENLDEIRQKGLKAGATKVIIQNVQEEFVKDYVFPAIQWNALYEGTYLLGTSLARPLIAKKQIETAIAEKASCVGHGATGKGNDQVRFELTYYALKPDIKVVAPWKMPEFFQVYPGRKELIEYAQQHGIPVKATKSKPWSSDENMMHISFESGMLEDPWQEPLEEMFELTTSPQQAPDQTEELTIDFEKGLPVSVNGKTLSPASLLEELNRIGGKHGIGRVDMVESRFVGMKSRGVYETPGGTILHIAHRAVESLTMDRDVINLRDSLMPRFAKLVYNGFWFTPEMEVLDAMIHKTQEYVTGTARLKLYKGNCMVTGRKSPYSLYDENIATMEADQGTYDPRDANGFIKLNALPLKIHHRIRNR
- a CDS encoding ribonuclease H-like domain-containing protein, with the protein product MKRILYFDLESKYSADEVGGWNNIMDMGMSVGIVWDSLDSQFHVYLDNQVQDLIDHFKKVELIVGFNHIGFDYRVVAGARHANQQERNQLYAELMALPNLDMLTEISKILGHRLKLDAIARPTLGTGKSADGLQALQWYKEGKLDKIIEYCKIDVEVTRDVYQYALKHQELLYDSRSGVKSVKVEWNKETPKKEVQQMSLF
- a CDS encoding Hsp20 family protein, translating into MSSDDSRELKLFQLLERKKNLDARLARYHMQTPEDAPDIEVDSVAVFDMYMIDSFLYLDLEIPGVHEDDIEIILNHPELLITGHFPDAVAVENCVYLQQKRKRGKFSYKFIIPNHLAIHEHESQMAHGIFHLKMRLSEKSQQKQLPSLEQ
- the trxB gene encoding thioredoxin-disulfide reductase, with the protein product MSQNHHKVLILGSGPAGLTAAIYAARSNLSPAVVSGQEPGGQLTTTTEVENFPGFPQGIKGPELMDLFKAQAERFNTAFYHGAVLETDLSKRPFTLKMDEQTLTCDALIVATGASARWLGIESEQTYKNRGVSACATCDGFFFRGQHVAVVGGGDTALEEALYLANLCGSVNLIHRRDQLRGSKIMQQRVLKSDKIKVHWNSVVEEVIGDDMKGMTSLKIKNIQNGEITEHPFTGLFVAIGHTPNTAVFKGQLALNENGYIQVKPGTTWTSVEGVFACGDVQDHVYRQAISAAGTGCMAAIDAERWLAEQEV
- a CDS encoding cold shock domain-containing protein — encoded protein: MLKIIAGSNIALWAVLTGLGLFYIENLLTLIVSLTTVTLLCGTITAVLLWKIRQTSDAQRYQGTVKWFNPTKGFGFIERDQGEDLFVHQTEIMQEGFRSLNKSDRVEFEIGMGEKGPVAKNVARITPVGQNVATSTIQSVSQAL